From a single Halobacteriovorax sp. DA5 genomic region:
- a CDS encoding flagellin produces the protein MGLRINTNVASLNAQRNLRGTRLGMQQSLEKLSSGQRINRAGDDAAGLAISENLKAQIRGLGQAERNAEDGISLVQIAEGALGEVSNILIRLRELSVQAASDTIGATERKFLNVEFEQLTSEVDRIANSTEFNRVPLLNGTGAVFDIQIGTRNDPISDRLTFDASSADVNVAALGLNLASVADKISAQNSLSSIDQAIISVSGIRADFGALQNRLQSTVNNIATSIENLSAANSRVRDTDVAAETANLTKQNILMTAGTSVLAQANTSTNSALSLIQAAAQG, from the coding sequence ATGGGACTACGAATTAACACGAACGTTGCATCTCTAAACGCACAGAGAAACCTACGTGGAACACGTCTTGGTATGCAACAATCTCTAGAAAAATTATCATCAGGTCAGAGAATTAACAGAGCGGGTGACGATGCCGCAGGTCTAGCAATCTCTGAAAACCTAAAGGCTCAAATTAGAGGTCTTGGACAAGCTGAAAGAAACGCAGAAGACGGTATTTCACTAGTTCAAATCGCTGAAGGTGCTTTAGGGGAAGTTTCAAATATCCTAATTAGACTTAGAGAACTATCAGTACAAGCAGCTTCGGATACTATTGGAGCAACTGAAAGAAAGTTCCTAAACGTAGAATTCGAACAATTAACTTCTGAAGTTGATCGTATCGCTAACTCAACAGAATTCAACAGAGTACCACTACTAAACGGTACAGGTGCAGTATTTGATATCCAAATCGGTACGCGTAATGACCCTATATCAGATCGTTTAACGTTTGATGCATCATCAGCTGACGTAAACGTAGCAGCTCTTGGTCTTAACTTAGCATCAGTTGCTGATAAGATTTCTGCACAGAACTCTCTATCATCAATTGATCAGGCGATTATCTCTGTATCTGGTATTAGAGCGGACTTTGGTGCCCTTCAAAACAGACTTCAGTCAACGGTAAATAATATTGCAACGTCGATTGAAAACTTAAGTGCGGCAAACTCTCGTGTAAGAGACACTGACGTAGCAGCAGAAACTGCAAACTTAACAAAACAAAACATTTTAATGACTGCCGGTACTTCGGTTCTTGCTCAGGCGAACACTAGTACAAACAGTGCACTAAGCTTAATCCAGGCTGCTGCTCAAGGGTAA
- the recA gene encoding recombinase RecA — protein MATTSNENKQKALDLALSTIEKQFGKGAIMKLDTENGPERIPAIPTSCLGLDLALGVGGVPKGRIIEIYGPESSGKTTLTLHIAAEAQKQGGTVAFIDAEHALDTVYAQKLGVDIPNTLISQPDSGEQALEITDMLVRSGAVDLLIVDSVAALTPRAELEGDMGDSHMGLQARLMSQALRKLTGSINRSNCTVIFINQLRMKIGVMFGNPETTTGGNALKFYSSVRLDIRRTGAIKNGDEVIGNRTKVKVVKNKVAPPFKVVEFDIMYGQGISQTGDLLDLAVANNIVGKAGAWFSYNDAKIGQGRENSKQYLADNPEIALEIKNKILALHGLIEGNTVVDQTTGEIIEDEPVIEEKKTKAKSKSKKVVQ, from the coding sequence ATGGCCACAACATCTAACGAGAACAAGCAAAAAGCATTAGACCTAGCACTTTCAACAATTGAAAAACAATTCGGAAAAGGTGCAATTATGAAACTGGATACTGAAAATGGTCCAGAAAGAATTCCAGCGATTCCAACAAGCTGTTTAGGACTAGATCTTGCACTTGGTGTAGGTGGTGTTCCAAAAGGTCGTATCATTGAAATCTACGGACCTGAATCATCAGGTAAAACAACACTAACTCTTCACATTGCAGCAGAAGCGCAAAAGCAAGGTGGTACTGTAGCATTTATTGATGCTGAGCACGCACTTGATACAGTTTATGCTCAAAAGCTAGGTGTTGATATTCCAAATACACTTATTTCACAACCAGATAGTGGTGAGCAGGCCCTTGAAATTACAGATATGCTTGTACGTTCAGGTGCTGTTGATCTTCTTATCGTTGACTCTGTTGCTGCACTTACTCCAAGAGCAGAACTTGAAGGAGACATGGGTGATTCACACATGGGTCTTCAAGCAAGACTAATGTCACAGGCACTAAGAAAACTTACTGGATCAATTAATCGTTCAAATTGTACAGTAATTTTCATTAACCAACTTCGTATGAAGATTGGTGTTATGTTCGGAAACCCAGAGACAACAACAGGTGGTAACGCACTTAAGTTCTATTCTTCAGTAAGACTGGATATCAGAAGAACTGGTGCAATTAAAAATGGTGACGAAGTAATCGGTAACAGAACTAAAGTTAAAGTTGTTAAGAACAAAGTAGCTCCTCCATTTAAAGTTGTAGAATTTGATATTATGTACGGACAAGGTATTTCACAAACAGGTGACCTACTAGATCTTGCTGTTGCAAATAATATCGTTGGGAAAGCTGGTGCATGGTTCTCATATAATGATGCAAAAATTGGTCAAGGGCGTGAGAACTCAAAACAATACTTAGCTGATAATCCAGAGATTGCATTAGAAATCAAAAATAAGATTCTAGCTCTTCACGGACTAATCGAAGGTAACACTGTAGTTGATCAAACAACTGGTGAAATTATCGAAGATGAGCCAGTAATTGAAGAAAAGAAGACGAAGGCAAAATCTAAGTCTAAAAAAGTAGTACAATAA
- the greA gene encoding transcription elongation factor GreA: protein MANPITKQGYDIIQTELDHLIKVEREELKVTIAEARELGDLKENAEYHAAKEKQGVVEGRISQLQGILAHCEVIDPSTTKSNKIVFGATVTILNIETDESQTIKIVGESESDMKKGLISYNSPLGKALIGKEEGDEVVVRAPKGDIEYEVENIEFK from the coding sequence ATGGCAAATCCAATAACAAAACAAGGTTACGATATTATTCAAACTGAGCTTGACCACTTGATCAAAGTAGAAAGAGAAGAGCTTAAGGTAACAATTGCAGAAGCAAGAGAACTAGGCGACTTGAAAGAGAATGCTGAGTACCATGCTGCAAAAGAAAAACAAGGTGTTGTAGAAGGTCGAATCTCTCAACTTCAAGGTATCCTTGCACATTGTGAAGTAATTGATCCAAGTACGACTAAATCTAACAAAATTGTTTTTGGTGCAACTGTTACTATTTTAAATATCGAAACAGACGAATCACAAACGATTAAAATTGTTGGTGAGTCTGAATCAGATATGAAAAAAGGCTTAATCTCTTACAATAGCCCACTAGGTAAAGCACTAATTGGTAAAGAAGAAGGCGACGAAGTTGTTGTTCGTGCACCAAAAGGTGATATTGAATATGAGGTGGAGAACATTGAGTTCAAATAA
- a CDS encoding alpha/beta fold hydrolase, whose amino-acid sequence MTSWRNKAKYHQVDETTKIQYWTNIENLDEEHNQVIVFNYGLVCNVRHFVYQIDHFEKLGYKILLHDYRGHYKSETTQGIESITFKNIINDINSLVRALNIKTSIHIGHSMGVNVTLDYAHKYPEEVQKIVLISGTIFPPQDVMFDSNIIDMTEPYIKELKDRWKSQFQFIWKNVYRNPLASALVWNGGFNIKKTNIEFVEYYMKKLGELSPDIFFQLLDQMRDQKIIKELEEIKIPTLIIGGDKDKVIPNYLQQILHDSLKNSELYIIKNGSHVPQVDFPEFINERIDLFLD is encoded by the coding sequence ATGACCTCTTGGAGAAATAAAGCGAAGTATCACCAAGTTGATGAGACAACTAAGATTCAATATTGGACAAATATTGAAAACTTAGATGAAGAACATAATCAAGTTATTGTTTTTAACTATGGCCTTGTTTGTAATGTAAGACACTTTGTTTACCAAATTGATCACTTCGAAAAGCTTGGCTATAAAATACTTCTTCATGACTACAGAGGACATTACAAGTCAGAGACGACACAGGGAATTGAATCAATTACCTTCAAAAATATTATTAATGATATTAACTCATTAGTTCGTGCATTAAATATTAAAACAAGTATCCATATTGGCCACTCAATGGGAGTGAATGTAACACTCGACTATGCTCATAAATATCCTGAAGAAGTACAAAAAATTGTATTAATTTCTGGAACAATCTTTCCTCCTCAAGATGTCATGTTTGATTCTAATATAATTGATATGACTGAGCCTTATATCAAAGAACTTAAAGATAGATGGAAGTCACAATTTCAATTTATTTGGAAAAATGTTTATCGCAACCCTCTTGCAAGTGCATTAGTCTGGAATGGTGGATTTAATATAAAGAAAACAAATATTGAATTTGTTGAATACTATATGAAGAAACTAGGTGAACTTTCACCTGATATCTTCTTCCAACTCCTTGATCAAATGAGAGATCAAAAGATCATTAAAGAACTTGAAGAAATTAAAATTCCTACGCTAATTATTGGTGGGGATAAAGATAAGGTGATTCCAAATTATCTACAACAAATCTTACATGATAGCCTTAAAAACTCCGAACTATATATCATTAAGAATGGAAGCCATGTTCCACAAGTAGATTTTCCCGAATTCATCAATGAACGAATCGATCTATTCTTGGACTAA
- a CDS encoding phosphatidylglycerophosphatase A: MKTENQLKNTKKLTLKSLTDLRILFLTFFGAGLAPKAPGTVGSLVTIILLYFIGKLNAPFFFFIPFLLILTIGAVFITGVIEKEYDCVDPSWIVIDEVIGIWIASFFLQDQSYVSYVAIFALFRLFDIWKIGPVKYFDNRKDALGTTFDDIAAGLMAGISYILTFKLLEFIS; the protein is encoded by the coding sequence ATGAAGACAGAAAATCAGCTAAAAAATACAAAAAAACTGACATTAAAGTCACTAACTGACTTAAGAATTCTATTTCTTACTTTTTTTGGAGCAGGACTAGCTCCTAAGGCCCCTGGAACTGTTGGAAGTTTAGTTACAATTATCCTTCTTTATTTTATCGGAAAGCTTAATGCGCCATTCTTCTTCTTCATTCCATTTCTCTTAATACTTACAATAGGCGCAGTGTTTATCACTGGTGTTATTGAAAAAGAATATGATTGTGTCGATCCTTCTTGGATAGTAATTGATGAAGTAATCGGGATTTGGATTGCGTCATTTTTTTTACAAGATCAAAGTTACGTAAGTTACGTAGCTATTTTTGCCCTATTTAGACTTTTCGATATCTGGAAAATAGGACCAGTTAAATACTTCGACAATCGCAAAGACGCTCTAGGAACAACATTTGACGATATCGCAGCGGGTCTTATGGCCGGAATCAGCTACATCCTTACTTTTAAATTGTTAGAATTTATCTCTTGA
- a CDS encoding GNAT family N-acetyltransferase, whose translation MIFTTLEQYSHLKNALNKEIEKAFHYKDENSFNTDFYQLMKESNHHNCHLLLDDNENIVAHIGVRPVTLHYKGHELKTLLLGGIVTKEEFQGQGHFKELYNHIKSIYKDNYSLVILWSDNMSVYKKLGYTQFGLTAVIGDTPVTEEKIRQRGYWPINIQEIDKENLEKKYNKSYKDTISIQRSLKEWNDIKQISSMKTFTNDNGDYLFFEKGQDLKGIIHECSFSNNRQELEKFKGLQLLNPTPLDEESFFIHLAWGKIINTCEFSNFLKAITKNAVSISDFKPDLDKVTLTINEESFLFNKEELLPLLFGPEQAIELQELIPQIYITGADSI comes from the coding sequence ATGATATTTACAACTCTAGAACAATATTCTCATTTAAAAAATGCTCTCAATAAAGAAATTGAAAAGGCTTTTCATTATAAAGATGAAAACAGCTTTAATACTGACTTCTATCAACTAATGAAGGAGAGCAATCATCACAATTGTCATCTGCTTCTTGATGATAATGAAAATATCGTCGCGCATATTGGTGTTAGACCAGTAACACTACATTATAAAGGGCATGAGTTAAAAACATTATTACTGGGTGGAATTGTTACTAAGGAAGAGTTCCAAGGACAAGGTCATTTTAAAGAACTCTATAATCACATAAAGAGCATCTATAAAGATAACTACTCTCTCGTCATTCTTTGGAGTGATAATATGAGTGTCTATAAGAAGCTTGGCTACACTCAGTTTGGATTAACTGCTGTAATTGGAGATACTCCAGTAACAGAAGAGAAAATACGACAGAGGGGTTACTGGCCGATTAATATTCAAGAAATTGATAAAGAAAATTTAGAAAAAAAATATAATAAATCTTATAAAGACACCATCTCAATTCAGAGATCTCTAAAAGAATGGAACGATATTAAACAAATATCTTCAATGAAGACTTTTACAAACGATAATGGCGATTATCTATTCTTTGAGAAAGGACAAGACTTAAAAGGAATTATTCACGAGTGTTCTTTTTCAAATAATAGGCAAGAACTTGAGAAATTTAAAGGACTTCAACTATTAAACCCTACTCCACTTGATGAAGAGTCTTTTTTTATTCATCTAGCCTGGGGTAAAATTATTAATACTTGTGAATTTTCGAATTTTTTAAAGGCCATCACTAAAAATGCCGTGTCTATTTCAGACTTTAAGCCAGATTTAGATAAGGTAACACTTACTATCAACGAAGAATCTTTTTTATTTAATAAAGAAGAACTTTTACCACTACTTTTTGGACCAGAACAAGCCATCGAGCTACAAGAGTTGATTCCTCAAATTTATATTACTGGAGCAGATAGTATTTAA
- a CDS encoding AarF/ABC1/UbiB kinase family protein — MGLITTSFKITKTIRNISRLREIATVFAKNGLDEFVSQNVINIIPNFVFPRKSEESQKVSVHDNSWGDVMGYRLRLCFEELGPAFVKFGQLLSTREDIFDEDFIKHMKKLRDEVKPIPFSGIKKNVESSLGKKIEDVFRSVEDQPIGTASIGLVYRAELLTGEKVVLKVKRPGIDRIIETDLSILIFLATQTEKAADDFKFLGFSKVLEDFSFSLQSELNFNVEALNCEKLKKIIAKYDHSEIFHLPKIYKEFTCHDLLVMELIEGIPFSDSEKISEHIEELDSKLDECVKIFMRCFLNEGFFHADLHGGNFFYLPNGKIALIDFGLVGNLSKNARQNFIAIIYAILTQNFENLVYEFLDVAIYETVPDVDKLIIDIKNAIGPQIGLTVQQTNFSLIISSIITTLREHHIFLPSEWFVVFRALITLDGVGQSLDLDFDIFSLLEGDINDIIRDSFSTDSFIEDGMWIAKDVLSASRIVPRHLKWFLKEFAKNNYAVKIRHKGIWKPIASLASSVRLLSFYVLGGVFFFAGKSFVSEQDLYKGALLDYPTLTIILWVLSISAIGYGTLKHRN, encoded by the coding sequence GTGGGCTTAATAACGACTAGTTTTAAAATAACAAAAACAATTAGAAATATTTCTCGTTTAAGGGAAATCGCTACTGTTTTTGCTAAAAATGGCCTAGATGAGTTTGTTTCTCAAAACGTAATTAATATAATTCCTAATTTTGTTTTTCCTAGAAAGAGTGAAGAATCTCAAAAAGTATCTGTCCATGATAATTCATGGGGAGACGTGATGGGTTATCGCTTAAGACTTTGCTTTGAAGAACTTGGTCCTGCATTTGTAAAATTTGGACAACTTTTAAGTACGAGAGAAGATATTTTTGATGAAGACTTCATTAAGCATATGAAAAAGCTAAGAGATGAAGTTAAACCAATCCCTTTTTCTGGAATAAAGAAAAATGTTGAGTCATCACTTGGAAAAAAAATTGAAGATGTTTTTAGAAGTGTTGAAGATCAACCGATTGGAACGGCTTCTATTGGCTTAGTTTACCGAGCAGAGCTTTTAACAGGTGAGAAAGTTGTTTTAAAAGTTAAGAGGCCAGGTATTGATCGCATTATTGAAACAGACCTTTCAATACTTATCTTTTTAGCGACACAAACGGAAAAAGCAGCAGATGATTTTAAGTTCTTAGGCTTTTCTAAAGTTTTAGAGGATTTCTCATTCTCCCTTCAAAGTGAATTGAATTTCAATGTAGAAGCACTTAATTGTGAAAAACTTAAGAAAATAATTGCAAAATATGATCACTCTGAAATTTTTCATTTACCTAAAATATATAAAGAGTTTACTTGCCATGATTTATTAGTCATGGAGCTTATTGAGGGAATTCCATTTAGTGATAGTGAAAAAATCAGTGAGCATATAGAAGAGCTTGATTCAAAGTTAGATGAGTGTGTGAAAATTTTTATGCGATGTTTTCTAAATGAAGGTTTTTTCCATGCAGATCTTCATGGTGGGAATTTCTTCTATCTTCCAAATGGAAAGATTGCTCTGATTGATTTTGGACTAGTTGGAAATCTTTCTAAAAATGCTCGTCAAAATTTTATTGCTATTATTTATGCAATTCTAACTCAAAACTTCGAAAACTTAGTATATGAGTTCTTGGATGTTGCCATCTATGAAACAGTACCGGATGTTGATAAATTAATTATTGATATTAAGAATGCAATTGGTCCGCAAATTGGACTAACAGTTCAACAAACAAATTTCTCGTTAATTATTAGTTCGATCATCACAACCCTAAGAGAACATCATATTTTCTTACCTAGTGAATGGTTTGTTGTCTTTAGAGCTCTAATAACACTCGATGGAGTAGGTCAATCGTTAGATCTTGATTTTGATATCTTTAGTCTTTTAGAAGGAGATATCAATGATATTATTAGAGATAGTTTCTCTACTGATAGCTTTATTGAAGATGGAATGTGGATTGCTAAGGATGTCTTAAGTGCGTCTCGAATTGTTCCAAGACATCTTAAATGGTTTCTCAAAGAATTTGCGAAGAATAACTATGCAGTAAAAATTAGACACAAAGGAATTTGGAAACCAATTGCATCTCTTGCCAGTAGCGTGAGATTACTTTCATTTTATGTTCTTGGCGGTGTTTTCTTTTTTGCTGGGAAGTCATTTGTTTCTGAACAAGATCTTTATAAGGGTGCATTACTCGATTACCCAACTCTTACTATAATTTTGTGGGTGCTTTCAATATCAGCAATTGGCTATGGGACTTTGAAGCACAGAAATTAA
- a CDS encoding TIGR04552 family protein has protein sequence MNRPDYLKNYIFDWDVIDVVVGGKSALDSNFFVAKLDDITEVNKFLKGYGLDTEDPVSRAELFGNFQEAVQFIKRYFLKDGTPDGLDLEIPNSLYTVTDISGLFLMATGNSDHTVEEQLWAEIVLKVMHTILHADKDLRSNYFNQIQTQIFDKFYRYLHRDQENNLFLKSGEISIPLVDFETKSKKSRDSVIIKLLHKAENVAEELFDRVGVRLVTKNKLDILKVIQFLIRNYIITPHNIKPSRSLNTIFDISHFRTKYSSLVKMALRNNLSEERFVSAVNREIDECSFDNLKNENNLHSSTKYRSVQFTCRQLIKYKNPFLAEFFKLRKLAKEEDSAVAKELLGLDFSSLARDIRFFYPFEVQVVDETSYRINSEGEASHSEYKKAQRIYAMNRVFKKLLIHKGLVQE, from the coding sequence ATGAATCGACCTGATTATTTAAAAAATTATATTTTTGACTGGGATGTAATTGATGTTGTTGTTGGTGGTAAATCAGCACTCGACTCAAACTTCTTTGTAGCTAAATTAGATGACATTACAGAAGTAAATAAATTCTTAAAAGGCTACGGACTTGATACTGAAGATCCAGTCTCAAGGGCGGAGTTATTTGGAAATTTTCAAGAGGCCGTCCAATTTATTAAACGTTACTTTTTAAAAGATGGAACACCGGATGGTCTTGATTTAGAGATACCTAATTCTCTTTATACTGTTACTGATATAAGTGGCCTGTTTTTAATGGCAACTGGTAATTCGGATCACACTGTAGAAGAACAATTGTGGGCAGAAATTGTTTTAAAAGTAATGCACACAATTCTGCATGCAGACAAAGACCTACGTTCTAACTACTTTAATCAAATTCAAACTCAAATATTTGATAAATTTTATCGCTACCTTCACCGCGACCAAGAAAATAATCTTTTCTTAAAGTCTGGAGAGATTTCAATTCCTTTAGTGGACTTTGAAACAAAGTCTAAGAAGTCACGTGATAGTGTAATTATTAAGCTACTCCACAAGGCCGAAAACGTAGCGGAAGAATTATTTGATAGAGTAGGAGTACGATTAGTTACGAAGAATAAATTAGATATTTTAAAAGTGATTCAATTTTTGATTCGTAATTATATTATTACTCCTCACAATATTAAGCCATCAAGATCTCTAAATACAATCTTTGATATTAGTCATTTTAGAACTAAGTACTCAAGCTTAGTGAAGATGGCCTTAAGAAACAATCTTTCTGAAGAAAGATTTGTGTCAGCAGTCAATAGAGAGATTGATGAATGTAGCTTTGATAATTTAAAGAATGAGAATAATCTCCATTCTTCTACAAAGTATCGTTCTGTTCAATTCACTTGTCGCCAACTTATAAAATATAAGAATCCTTTTTTGGCAGAGTTCTTTAAGTTAAGAAAGTTAGCCAAAGAGGAAGATTCAGCAGTTGCAAAGGAATTACTAGGTTTAGACTTCTCTTCCCTTGCTAGAGATATTAGATTTTTCTATCCTTTTGAAGTTCAAGTTGTTGATGAAACTTCTTATAGAATTAATTCTGAAGGCGAGGCGTCTCACAGTGAATATAAGAAAGCACAACGAATCTATGCAATGAATCGTGTTTTCAAAAAACTTCTAATTCACAAAGGTTTAGTCCAAGAATAG
- a CDS encoding flagellin: MGIRINTNVASIAAQRAMSLTNKRVGDNLRKLSSGERITKAGDDAAGLAISENLKAQIRGMRQAKRNANDAISLVQVAEGGLNEVSNIIIRLRELAVQTASDTIGDTERAFSDIEFQQLKEEIDRIAKSSNFNGTQLLDGTGGKLEFQVGIHNDPMLDRLTYDAAGSDATITALGLASDSVSTKEGSQAVLQKLDDALVAVNGYRASMGALQNRLTSTVNNLGISDENLSAAKSRIRDVDVAKETADMTKNNILIQAGASVLGQANQVPNVALKLIG; encoded by the coding sequence ATGGGAATCAGAATTAATACAAACGTGGCATCAATCGCAGCACAAAGAGCAATGTCACTTACAAATAAAAGAGTTGGGGACAACTTAAGAAAACTATCTTCAGGTGAACGTATTACAAAGGCTGGAGATGACGCCGCTGGACTGGCAATTAGTGAAAACTTAAAAGCTCAGATCAGAGGTATGAGGCAAGCAAAGAGAAACGCAAACGATGCAATCTCACTTGTCCAGGTAGCAGAAGGTGGATTAAATGAAGTTTCAAATATCATCATTCGTCTTAGAGAGCTTGCAGTACAGACTGCCTCTGACACGATTGGGGATACTGAAAGAGCATTTTCAGACATCGAGTTCCAACAGCTTAAAGAAGAGATTGATAGAATCGCAAAATCTTCTAACTTTAACGGAACACAGCTACTCGATGGAACAGGTGGCAAGCTCGAGTTTCAAGTTGGGATTCACAATGATCCAATGCTTGATCGACTTACTTACGATGCAGCAGGATCAGATGCTACAATCACAGCACTTGGACTTGCCTCAGATAGTGTGTCCACTAAAGAAGGCTCTCAAGCAGTTCTTCAAAAACTTGACGATGCGTTGGTCGCAGTCAACGGTTATCGTGCCAGTATGGGTGCGTTACAGAATCGACTCACATCAACAGTCAATAACTTGGGGATCAGTGATGAGAACTTGAGTGCGGCAAAATCGCGAATTAGAGATGTTGATGTGGCAAAAGAAACTGCCGACATGACTAAAAACAATATCTTAATTCAGGCGGGAGCCTCTGTTCTTGGACAGGCAAACCAAGTGCCAAATGTGGCGTTAAAACTAATCGGATAA
- a CDS encoding ATP-dependent DNA helicase RecG, producing MSSNKDILSTQISDLYSKPTKTLEALNKKNIYTINDLLWLMPRRIVKLPEIANFQYANIGDFFRGRGTIVSMQAKPNFKSRGKGRAVLLNIAVTVKDDLSDNYITLKWFNAYQSIQKKLEQLKHLEFLGVVSVFNDSLQIVNPELFEIGKSDSESGLRITYPTIESVKSHHIQKVFDKLPNGFWDKIPEIIPSNILEDKGLLSRSMAFKYLHGRVPSNEWSQDKFDQAKRRIIYEEFIYDQLKIKLRKNKRTELSRKSLKISLDQIQKAKSLYPYQLTIDQDKALDDIVSDFSGTTPAMRLIQGDVGCGKTTVAVASAYLILKTGGQVALMCPTETLALQHFREIEEILGNEFKVELLVGSTKASEKKKINESLESGDCDIVIGTHSLFQDSVNFKNLELAIIDEQHKFGVEQRIKLMKKGENPHCLIMSATPIPRSLSLTKYGDLDISIIKTMPGGRKGQKTRIVTNANLNNYLSFVKTRLEMKEQAYIVVPAIEESENDDIRNLEHTYELYKQYFPEFRIAYLHGRMSPDEKQAAITDFKEHKTDILIATSVIEVGINIINSTIMAILSPERFGLSSLHQMRGRVGRGNKPGFCFLVTDREITPDSMQRLQVIEKYTDGFKIAEEDLKIRGEGDLFGQEQSGVVTQKRLANIVLNQDILYEAIEDIKKYPNDFDSIINFMNHDEKVFTTI from the coding sequence TTGAGTTCAAATAAGGATATCCTATCTACTCAAATTTCTGATCTCTACTCAAAGCCTACCAAAACTTTAGAAGCGCTTAATAAAAAAAATATATATACAATCAATGATTTGCTTTGGCTGATGCCAAGGCGAATCGTTAAGTTACCTGAGATTGCAAATTTTCAATATGCAAATATTGGTGACTTTTTTAGAGGACGTGGAACGATTGTTTCCATGCAGGCCAAGCCTAATTTTAAATCAAGAGGAAAAGGACGAGCGGTTCTTTTAAATATTGCTGTTACAGTTAAAGATGATCTTAGTGATAACTATATTACTCTTAAATGGTTTAATGCCTATCAATCGATTCAAAAGAAACTAGAACAACTAAAGCATCTTGAATTCTTAGGTGTCGTTTCTGTATTTAATGATTCGTTACAAATTGTGAATCCAGAGCTTTTTGAAATTGGTAAATCAGATTCCGAAAGTGGTTTACGTATTACCTACCCTACAATTGAAAGTGTTAAGTCTCATCATATTCAAAAGGTTTTCGATAAATTACCAAATGGATTTTGGGACAAAATTCCAGAAATAATCCCAAGTAATATTCTAGAAGACAAGGGCCTTCTCTCTCGCAGTATGGCCTTTAAATACCTACACGGAAGAGTTCCATCTAATGAATGGAGTCAAGACAAGTTTGATCAAGCAAAACGTCGAATTATTTATGAAGAATTTATCTATGATCAACTAAAGATCAAATTACGAAAAAATAAGAGAACGGAATTATCGAGGAAAAGCCTAAAGATTAGTTTAGATCAGATTCAAAAAGCAAAATCGCTCTACCCCTATCAGTTAACTATTGATCAAGATAAGGCTTTAGATGATATTGTATCTGACTTTTCAGGAACAACGCCAGCGATGCGATTAATTCAAGGAGATGTTGGTTGCGGAAAAACAACAGTTGCCGTCGCCTCAGCATACTTAATTCTTAAGACTGGTGGACAAGTAGCACTCATGTGCCCAACAGAAACACTAGCACTACAACACTTTCGTGAAATTGAAGAAATTCTTGGAAATGAATTTAAAGTGGAACTTTTAGTTGGAAGCACGAAGGCCAGTGAAAAGAAAAAGATTAACGAATCACTAGAGAGTGGAGATTGCGATATTGTCATTGGCACACATTCTTTATTTCAAGATAGCGTGAATTTTAAAAATCTTGAATTAGCGATTATTGATGAACAACATAAATTTGGTGTTGAGCAGAGAATCAAGCTAATGAAAAAAGGTGAAAATCCTCATTGCTTAATTATGTCCGCTACACCTATTCCACGCTCTCTAAGTTTAACAAAGTATGGCGATCTCGATATCTCGATAATTAAAACAATGCCAGGAGGTAGAAAGGGGCAGAAAACAAGGATTGTTACAAATGCCAACTTAAATAACTATTTGAGTTTTGTAAAAACAAGACTTGAAATGAAAGAGCAAGCTTATATCGTTGTTCCGGCCATTGAAGAATCAGAAAATGATGATATCAGAAACCTTGAACATACATACGAGCTATATAAACAATACTTTCCTGAATTTAGAATTGCTTACTTACACGGAAGAATGTCTCCAGATGAAAAACAAGCAGCTATAACAGACTTCAAAGAACATAAAACTGATATTCTAATTGCGACCTCTGTTATTGAAGTAGGTATTAATATTATCAACTCCACTATAATGGCGATTCTAAGCCCTGAAAGATTTGGACTAAGTAGCCTCCATCAAATGAGAGGACGTGTTGGAAGAGGAAATAAACCAGGCTTCTGCTTTCTTGTTACTGATAGAGAAATAACTCCTGACAGTATGCAACGACTACAAGTAATCGAAAAATATACTGATGGCTTTAAGATTGCGGAAGAAGATTTAAAAATACGTGGAGAGGGAGACTTATTTGGTCAAGAGCAATCCGGAGTTGTGACGCAAAAAAGATTGGCCAATATTGTACTCAACCAAGATATCCTCTATGAAGCGATTGAAGATATCAAAAAATACCCTAATGACTTTGATTCCATCATAAATTTTATGAACCATGATGAAAAAGTTTTCACTACGATTTAA